The Larus michahellis chromosome 2, bLarMic1.1, whole genome shotgun sequence genome window below encodes:
- the MYD88 gene encoding myeloid differentiation primary response protein MyD88 has protein sequence MDTAPAGPEPGPGPESGPGPSPLLDLHAVPMVALNYGVRRRLGLYLNPRAAAAADWTALAEELGCEYLEIRRLEAQPDPTAALLEEWQCRCPGGATVGRLLDLLRRLGRHDVLLDLADSVEEDCRKYLQRKQEQADQPLQVPAVDSSVPKTSELMGITTRDDPYGNGTEMFDAFICYCQKDLQFVQEMIRELEQTEFKLKLCVFDRDVLPGTCVWSISGELIERRCRRMVVVISDDYLESDECDFQTKFALSLSPGARLKRLIPVKCKTMKNEFPSILRFITICDYTNPCTKKWFWTRLAKSLMLP, from the exons ATGGACACGGCGCCGGCGGGCCCTGAGCCCGGCCCGGGCCCTGAGTCCGGCCCCGGCCCTTCGCCGCTGCTTGACCTCCACGCCGTGCCCATGGTAGCGCTCAACTACGGCGTGCGGCGCCGCCTCGGCCTCTACCTTaacccgcgggcggcggcggccgccgacTGGACGGCGCTGGCGGAGGAGCTGGGCTGCGAGTACCTGGAGATCCGGCGGCTGGAGGCGCAGCCCGACCCCACCGCCGCCCTGCTGGAGGAATGGCAGTGCCGCTGCCCCGGCGGAGCCACCGTCGGCCGTCTCCTTGACCTCCTGCGACGCCTGGGCCGCCACGACGTTCTCCTCGACCTGGCCGACAGCGTGG AGGAGGACTGTAGGAAGTACTTGCAGAGGAAGCAGGAGCAGGCTGACCAGCCGCTTCAAGTGCCAGCAGTAGACAGCAGCGTGCCGAAGACGTCAGAACTGATGGGCATCACCACCAGGGACGATCCGTATG GGAACGGAACAGAGATGTTTGATGCCTTCATCTGCTACTGTCAGAAAGACCTTCAGTTTGTCCAGGAGATGATCAGGGAGCTGGAGCAAACGGAGTTCAAGCTGAAGCTCTGTGTGTTTGATCGGGATGTCTTGCCAGGGACGTGTGTGTGGTCCATCAGCGGAGAGCTTATAGAGAGGAG GTGTCGGAGGATGGTGGTCGTCATTTCAGATGATTACCTGGAAAGTGATGAGTGTGATTTTCAGACCAAATTTGCTCTTAGTCTTTCCCCAG GTGCTCGTCTCAAACGGCTGATTCCAGTCAAGTGCAAAACCATGAAGAACGAGTTTCCCAGTATCTTACGGTTCATTACAATTTGCGATTACACCAATCCTTGCACCAAAAAATGGTTCTGGACGAGACTTGCAAAATCCCTCATGCTGCCGTGA